In Cheilinus undulatus linkage group 14, ASM1832078v1, whole genome shotgun sequence, a genomic segment contains:
- the tulp4a gene encoding tubby-related protein 4a isoform X2 — MHSQKPLLTVSFTSGDISLMNNYDDLSPTLIRTGLKDVVVQWCSQGDLLAVAGMERTLLSPDSTCPPPTRNAIVKFYNVRGEHIYTLDTPAQRPITTLCWGHRDSRLFLACGPALYVVRVEHRVASLQLLCQQGIATAVKEEKDIAKLTMPSRLCSYVTAAFVPTIKPPIPDPNNMRDFVSYPTSGNERLHCTMKRTEDNPEVGGPCYTLYLEYLGGLVPILKGRRISKLRPEFVIMDPKTDGKTDEIYGNSLISAMIDSCNCSDSSDIELSDDWVGKKSPKISRGSKSPKLPRINIDPRKSPKLSRATQEISRSPRLPIRKPSIGSPSLTRREFPLDDITQQNYLAQVTSNIWGTKFKIVGLATFLPTNLGAVIYKTSLLHLQPRQMTIYLPEVRKISMDYINLPVFSPNVFSEDEDDLPVTGPAGGADDNPPCTVNIPIAPIHSPAQAMSPAQSIGLVQSLLANQNVQLDVLTNPTATPSGAGASGSDQSQDAILTAQYTVPTRYSSPGQVIFGGLEMGRLMVGPPPSHHPSQQQQQQQQQQQQQHSLHQQQQQHHQQQQLQHHQQQIQQQQQQQLHQQQQQMLQHQHLQQQQQQLQQQHIQQQLQHIQQQQQHQHQLQQHLQQQQQLQQQHQQIQQHLQQQQQMHHQQQSQQQHLQQQQHHHQLQQQQLQIQIPAPLMSSGQPSGAAVLQPGALQIQIPHPPNDLVVERVTGGEHEHLLKIKSPRPAPQLAEGDTVVFSSPLEISKMNPPPPYPGTVAAAVAAAAAAAAASASASTTASSAASGAGAGTSGTPPPGDVCLKKGEFPLYPPGQQQAQYPTPLGYERITTFDSSGNVEEVCRPRTRLVCNQNVYTLQGPGSSATLRVTSSSSSSSSAADKKVQLPYASATLNRLTAPRYSIPSGDPPPYPDPANQNNTVGRNPGQRLDSSLIHATLRRNSREAALKVSQMLEPPRPLPPKAKNSSALAASFQQRVPTALYTCSQCSTGSSGGTAPGSANGIAGGTIIRQDFPPGPGAPHSTVIVHSNSATPLASQSSYNLLSSLDGPGSAAGGVSNRDRADYVNSAFTEDETLNQSLRHLALGGSDASGLVVKRPPPYQWDPAATEEVWVPQERTATLNPPGPPGSHKPPPLILSPTQHLDVSRLPFVLSPKSPTSPSAASFQAAAAAAGYQISLQYPPATAYPGAQLQPIPASPRPCPSPKEVVAPVPFSQQDATLVLSPGYPANLANLACCPLPPLYPGGGACAGLPIPPIALHTPWGTYNSCPPMPSPAVPLPPKASHMAVDKNVLSPPPPPPPPPPPPPAELQNHGGLQEAMAEAGEAFQEVLSLTESPVPQRSEKFSKKNRKRADGRAEEANVPPLAEGSKSKKEGRALGDFNSLISSPRLGGRDKKKLKGQKEQQLKAKKLSKATANSEFQDSSESEPELFISGDELLNQCQSGKKGWKSKRNLRAASELDEIKCRKANEKEDRGLGSQGFVYVMANKQPLWNEATQVYQLDFGGRVTQESAKNFQIELEGRQVMQFGRIDGNAYILDFQYPFSAVQAFAVALANVTQRLK, encoded by the exons A TGCACAGCCAGAAACCATTGCTTACTGTCAGCTTCACCTCAGGAGACATCAGCCTGATGAACAACTATGACGACCTCTCTCCCACTCTCATCCGCACCGGTCTGAAAG ATGTGGTGGTCCAGTGGTGCTCACAGGGGGACCTGCTTGCAGTGGCAGGGATGGAGAGGACCCTCCTCTCCCCAGATTCCACCTGTCCTCCACCCACTAGGAACGCCATTGTCAAGTTCTACAATGTTCGAGGCGAACACATCTACACACTGGACACACCAGCACAG CGCCCCATCACAACGCTGTGCTGGGGTCACCGGGACTCTCGCCTCTTCTTGGCATGTGGCCCGGCGCTATACGTGGTTCGGGTGGAGCATCGCGTCGCCAGCCTACAGCTCCTCTGCCAGCAGGGCATCGCCACAGCAGTGAAGGAAGAAAAAGATATTGCCAAGCTTACCATGCCTTCGCGCCTCTGTTCTTACGTCACTGCTGCTTTCGTCCCCACCATCAAG cCCCCCATTCCAGATCCCAACAACATGCGTGATTTTGTTAGCTACCCAACATCTGGGAATGAGCGTCTGCACTGCACCATGAAGCGTACGGAAGATAACCCTGAGGTGGGGGGACCCTGCTACACTCTGTACCTGGAGTATCTAGGAGGTCTGGTGCCCATCCTCAAAGGTCGACGAATAAGTAAACTGCGACCAGAGTTTGTCATCATGGATCCCAAGACTGATGGGAAAACAG ATGAGATATATGGGAACAGTCTGATATCTGCCATGATTGACAGCTGCAACTGCTCAGACTCCAGTGACATTGAGCTGAGTGATGACTGGGTGGGCAAGAAATCTCCAAAAATATCAAGGGGCAGCAAATCCCCAAAACTACCCAG GATCAATATTGATCCCAGAAAATCACCCAAACTGTCCCGTGCTACACAAGAGATCTCCAGGTCACCACGTTTACCTATACGGAAACCTTCGATTGGATCACCCAGTCTAACAAGGAGGGAATTTCCTCTAGATGACATCACCCAG CAAAATTACCTTGCTCAGGTAACATCTAATATTTGGGGAACAAAGTTCAAGATAGTGGGGCTGGCCACATTCTTGCCAACCAACCTCGGTGCAG TCATCTATAAGACCAGCCTCCTCCATCTGCAGCCCAGACAGATGACCATCTACCTGCCAGAGGTGCGCAAGATCTCCATGGACTACATCAACCTACCAGTCTTCAGCCCCAACGTCTTcagtgaagatgaagatgatctGCCTGTCACAGGCCCTGCTGGTGGAGCAGACGACAACCCACCTTGCACTGTCAACATCCCGATTGCACCCATCCATAGTCCCGCCCAGGCCATGTCACCTGCCCAAAGCATCGGCCTGGTCCAGTCACTCCTAGCCAATCAAAACGTTCAGCTGGATGTCCTAACCAATCCCACAGCGACCCCTTCAGGGGCAGGTGCCAGTGGGTCAGACCAAAGCCAGGACGCCATCCTGACAGCCCAGTACACAGTGCCCACCCGCTACTCCAGTCCTGGTCAGGTCATCTTTGGAGGCCTAGAGATGGGTCGCCTCATGGTTGGACCCCCACCCTCCCATCATCcttcacaacaacaacaacaacaacaacagcagcaacaacaacaacatagtctgcatcagcagcagcagcaacaccaccaacagcaacaactgcaacACCACCAACAACAgattcagcagcagcagcagcagcaactccaccaacaacagcagcagatgctcCAGCACCAACACttgcaacaacagcagcagcagcttcagcaACAGCACATCCAGCAGCAACTTCAACACatccaacaacagcagcagcatcaacATCAGCTCCAGCAGCACCtacagcaacagcaacagctgcaaCAGCAGCATCAACAAATACAGCAGCATCTCcagcaacagcaacaaatgCATCATCAACAGcagtcacagcagcagcatctcCAGCAACAGCAGCACCATCATCaacttcagcagcagcagctgcaaaTTCAAATTCCTGCTCCCTTGATGTCATCAGGTCAGCCTTCGGGTGCAGCAGTGCTCCAGCCAGGGGCGCTTCAGATTCAGATCCCTCATCCACCCAATGATTTGGTGGTAGAGAGAGTGACAGGAGGTGAACATGAGCACCTTCTAAAGATCAAAAGCCCTCGGCCAGCTCCGCAGCTTGCTGAGGGAGATACTGTGGTGTTCAGTTCGCCTCTAGAGATCAGCAAAATGAACCCACCACCCCCCTATCCTGGGACAGTGGCAGCTGCTGtggctgctgcagcagctgctgctgccgctTCAGCGTCAGCCTCCACCACAGCCTCAAGTGCTGCCTCTGGAGCAGGAGCAGGTACCAGTGGGACTCCTCCTCCTGGGGACGTTTGTCTGAAAAAGGGTGAGTTCCCTCTTTACCCTCCAGGTCAGCAGCAAGCCCAGTACCCGACACCTCTGGGATATGAGAGGATAACGACATTTGACAGCAGTGGGAATGTGGAGGAAGTGTGTCGTCCTCGAACACGCCTCGTCTGCAACCAGAATGTCTACACACTCCAGGGACCTGGCAGCTCCGCCACTCTCAGGgtcacctcctcctcttcatcatcatcctccgCAGCTGACAAGAAGGTCCAGCTGCCCTACGCCTCAGCCACCCTCAACAGACTCACTGCTCCTCGCTACTCCATACCCAGTGGGGACCCGCCCCCGTATCCTgatccagccaatcagaacaatACCGTTGGCAGGAACCCTGGACAGAGACTGGATAGCAGTCTTATCCACGCCACTCTCAGGAGGAACAGCCGAGAGGCCGCTCTTAAAGTTTCACAAATGCTGGAACCGCCCAGACCACTGCCTCCTAAGGCCAAAAACAGTAGTGCACTAGCAGCCTCATTCCAGCAGAGGGTGCCAACAGCCTTATACACCTGCAGCCAGTGTAGCACTGGATCCAGTGGAGGCACTGCTCCAGGCAGCGCTAATGGTATAGCAGGAGGAACAATTATCAGACAGGATTTTCCACCAGGGCCTGGAGCACCACACAGCACAGTTATTGTTCACTCCAACAGTGCTACTCCTCTGGCCTCCCAGTCCTCTTACAACCTGCTGAGCTCTCTGGATGGACCTGGGAGTGCAGCAGGAGGAGTGAGTAACAGAGACAGGGCTGATTATGTCAATTCGGCATTTACTGAGGACGAAACACTCAACCAGTCACTGAGGCATCTAGCGTTGGGAGGCAGTGATGCATCGGGGCTAGTTGTTAAACGCCCTCCACCTTATCAGTGGGACCCTGCTGCAACAGAAGAGGTGTGGGTTCCTCAGGAAAGGACAGCAACACTGAATCCTCCTGGTCCCCCCGGATCCCACAAACCTCCCCCACTTATTCTTAGCCCAACTCAGCACTTGGATGTTTCTAGACTGCCTTTTGTCCTTTCTCCAAAGTCCCCCACCAGCCCCAGTGCTGCATCTTTTCaagctgctgcagcagctgctggCTACCAAATCTCTCTACAGTATCCTCCAGCAACTGCCTATCCTGGAGCCCAGCTCCAGCCCATCCCAGCGTCACCACGGCCTTGCCCTTCCCCAAAAGAAGTGGTAGCACCTGTACCCTTCTCACAGCAAGATGCCACCCTTGTCTTATCGCCTGGATACCCGGCAAATCTGGCAAACCTTGCCTGCTGCCCCCTCCCACCTTTGTATCCAGGTGGAGGTGCTTGTGCTGGACTACCCATTCCCCCCATTGCCCTTCACACTCCTTGGGGTACCTATAACTCTTGTCCACCTATGCCCAGTCCTGCAGTGCCACTACCACCCAAAGCCTCCCACATGGCAGTAGACAAAAATGTGCtatcccctcctcctcctcccccaccccctcctccaccaccaccagcaGAGCTGCAGAATCATGGAGGATTACAGGAGGCCATGGCAGAGGCTGGGGAAGCTTTTCAGGAGGTGCTCTCCTTGACTGAAAGCCCGGTCCCACAGAGGTCTGAGAAGTTCAGTAAGAAGAACCGTAAGCGGGCAGATGGACGTGCAGAGGAAGCTAACGTGCCACCACTGGCTGAAGGGAGCAAATCGAAGAAGGAGGGCAGAGCTTTAGGTGATTTTAACTCACTCATATCCAGCCCACGGCTGGGAGGAAGGGACAAGAAGAAGCTGAAGGGACAGAAAGAACAGCAGCTGAAGGCAAAAAAGCTGAGCAAAGCCACTGCCAACAGTGAGTTTCAGGACAG